A region of Sparus aurata chromosome 8, fSpaAur1.1, whole genome shotgun sequence DNA encodes the following proteins:
- the psma4 gene encoding proteasome subunit alpha type-4 yields MSRRYDSRTTIFSPEGRLYQVEYAMEAIGHAGTCLGILANDGVLLAAERRNIHKLLDEVFFSEKIYKLNEDMACSVAGITSDANVLTNELRLIAQRYLLQYQEPIPCEQLVTALCDIKQAYTQFGGKRPFGVSLLYMGWDKHYGFQLYQSDPSGNYGGWKATCIGNNSAAAVSMLKQDFKEGEMTLSTALALAVKVLNKTMDVSKLSAEKVEIATLTRENGKTCIKVLKLKEVEELIKKHEAEEAKAEKDKKEKEQKEKDK; encoded by the exons ATG TCTCGTCGATATGATTCACGAACGACCATCTTCTCGCCAGAGG GGCGCCTGTATCAGGTTGAGTATGCCATGGAAGCCATCGGCCACGCGGGCACCTGCTTGGGAATTTTAGCCAACGATGGcgtgctgctggctgctgagAGGAGGAACATTCACAAGCTGCTGGATGAGGTGTTTTTCTCAGAGAAAATCTACAAACTGAATGA AGACATGGCGTGCAGCGTGGCAGGAATCACATCGGATGCCAACGTGCTGACCAATGAACTGAGACTTATAGCACAGAG GTACCTGCTGCAGTACCAGGAGCCAATCCCCTGCGAGCAGCTGGTCACAGCTCTGTGTGACATCAAACAGGCCTACACCCAGTTTGGAG GAAAGCGTCCCTTTGGAGTCTCGCTGCTCTACATGGGCTGGGATAAACACTACGGCTTCCAGCTCTACCAGAGCGACCCCAGTGGAAACTATGGAGGCTGGAAGGCCACCTGCATCGGAAACAACAGCGCT GCAGCTGTCTCCATGCTGAAGCAGGACTTCAAGGAGGGAGAGATGACACTTTCCACGGCCCTCGCTCTTGCCGTAAAAGTTCTCAATAAAACCATGGACGTCAGCAAGCTGTCGGCAGAGAAAG TTGAGATCGCCACTCTGACCCGCGAGAACGGCAAGACCTGCATCAAAGTGCTGAAGCTGAAGGAGGTCGAGGAGCTGATCAAGAAGCATGAAGCAGAAGAGGCCAAAGCCGAGAAAgacaagaaagagaaggagcagaaagagaaagacaagtAG